The Neurospora crassa OR74A linkage group I, whole genome shotgun sequence genome segment AAGGCAAGcgagttggtgatggtaaGAACCAACGCAATAGCTATACAACACGCCCATTAACCTCCGATTAGCATATAATGCCTTTTTTGACAACCCAAAAACCACGCAGCACAACAAGCAAGCCAAGGGAACTGGCAAGCGCTAGTACGATGGATAGAGGGGAAAGGGGCACATACCAACAAGAGGCAACCAAATAAACTTCAAACTGAACAAGGCCACAATAGCCAGCACAACCCACAGCAGCGGCTGCGCATAGATTGCCAGCCAAAAGAAGCGGCTGTCGGTCGCGTTGATGATCTTGGTCCCCGGCTCGCTGCTTTCAAACACCCAGTGCGAGTCGCCCGAGTTAGGATCGACCTCGTTCCACCAACGCAGGCCCACGAGTCGGCGGCCAGCAATGTTCTTGAGGTAGTAAAAGTCGCcggcgaggagaaggatggtTATGATGAAGATCATGACACTGCCGGTCGGTTGGGGGGGTGGTTAGCAATCTAATCCCTTGATTTCTTCTGATGGATGAAAGCTGTGGAAGGCTGGGAACACTCTCGGGTTCGCGTTCGCTTGCGACTGTATAGACGAGCAAGTGGGCAAGTCGAGCATCTGATATGGTGTGGTTTAAGGGGGCTGACGGGGTCGCCTTACAGGTTGTCGGTAAATAAGAGGCCAAAAAGGTAGACAAGGAGACTGGCTGTAGTTCGCGATCGGGTTTTAGCAAGCGTGTCTTGGTAGCAGGTATCGGGTGCTCCATCCTCCCCCGTCTTCTCTTCGTGACCTTCTACCCATCATCCTGCCGGAATGCATTCTCCTCCCCATCATGGCCGTAATGGGCTACATCCAATCCTCGAGACACTGACAAAGGGAGCTAGGAAGAGGGACTGCGAGCACCTACATGATCGAAAAGCGAGGAATGTCAGGAGCGTAATAGGATGCGAGCTCAAGCGCCAGCTCAAAGAGCCGGGCGTCGGTGTTGCTTCCATCATCAGGATCAGAAGGTGACCTGTTACCGGGTTCGAAGGTACTTTGTCACAATGGTGTCGTCGTGAAGTTGGAGAGAGGTGAAGCCAAGCCGTTTGCACGATGCGCAACTGCGCAGGTCAGAACACCTAAGCTCCGCGCTGACAGACCGTCTCGAACACAAGCTAGGGTGTATTAACGGCTGAATATCCGGTGGGGAGGACTTCAAGGTATCGAAATACCCAGTTTTTGCAGGTAATTGGCAGGACCTGGGAGGTACCTTTTCCCCACACAACTCAGCATTGCTGTTAATGCACTATCGTTACCTACAACCACGTTTCCCCTTGGGCATGAACACCATGCTGGTCTTCCGTACAAAGCCTCCCTACGAACTGAAATAACCAGGCTTTACTTCGATATGGAACTCAATGTCTTTTTGCGTCAAAGCAATCCCCGTGCTTCCCGGTTTCTTATCCTATTGTTGCTTAAAAATGAGGTTCTCCGGGGACAAAGTTACCATGCATATTGAGCCAGAGAACGGAGGTCGGAGGACAGTAAAATCTAGTGGACATAGCGCCCCAGCCGACAGCGGCCCGAAGCTACAGCTCCGCGCTGGTGCTACGTCACATGCCATTCGATTCCCCATTGAGCTCAGCAACATCCTTCTGTTGACTTTCTCCCCTCTTCCCGATTTACAGACAGTAGTCACTGAGTGGTTTAGGATGCTCTCGGGCCTTTGTTAGCAGTGTATGCAGTGGATGAGTGGCTGGGTCGGTCATACTTGTGAGCCCAGATAGTTTCCATCCCGTCAACATCCAGACATACCGCAGAGCCCACCTGTTGACTTGAAACTGAACATCATGGCTACCTCTTCCGTCCTCCGTCGGGCGCTCCTATATGGTGCGGTCTATCCAAGATATAACCCTCCTGTCATATGGCTGCAATAGTTGCTAACTCAGCATGACCCAGTTCCTGCGTCTTCTCAGAAGTTCATGACCAAGTCACTCTCCTTGGCTAGTGATAATATCACCTATGACCTTGAGGACTCGGTGACTCCAGCAAACAAGCAGACCGCTCGCACACAATTGCGCGACCACCTGTCCTCACTTTCGGACAAGCCGGCCTCCATTGGAGAGCTTGCTGTACGCATCAATGCTGTCTCGACGCCCTATGCGCTTGATGATCTGACCACTCTCGCAAGCGCCCCAAACCTTGACGCCATTGTCATCCCAAAGGTCAACAGTGCTAGTGATCTGTCCTTCGTTACAGATGTCATTCGCCATGCTGCACCACAGCGACATTCTTCTAACCCCACGGCAAGCCCTCTCAAGCTACTTGCCTTGATTGAATCGGCCCGAGCAGTCATGGATTTGCGCTCGATATGTGCTGCGTCACCGTATCTGAGTGGTCTGATCTTTGCTGCTGAGGATTTTGCGTTGGACCTGTCTATTACGCGAACGCCAGGTTTGGCCGAGTTTTTGTACGCCAGAAGTGCTATTGTAACTGCTGCCAGAGCATTCGATCTCCCTAGCTCCATTGACCTTGTTTGTACCTCATACAAGGGTCCAGAGGGGGTAAAGCAGCTAGAGGAGGAGTGTCAAAACGGCAAGGAGATGGGCTTCAACGGAAAGCGTGAGTTACCTATTCCTGAATTTCCATTCCTTGTACCGACGGTGCCTTTCTTATGGGAACTGTGCTCTTCACTAATACTTGGCATTCAAACAGAGTGTATCCACCCCAGTCAGGTCGAAGTGACTCAGCGAATGTTTGCTCCAGCAGAGGCCGAGGTTGAGTGGTACGTTCGTATCCTCGTTGCCGATGCTCAGGCCTCTGCAGCTGGTCGAGGTGCTTGGACCTTGGACGGAAAGATGATTGATGCTCCTGTGGTTGGAAAGGCTCGGGCGGTAGTCGCCAAAGCCGCAAAATGTGGAATGGATATCGAAAACATTAAAGCAAAGTGGAAAGATCAAAAGCCGGAGTGATGGCTTCTCTGCTGGATCAGGTCACATCTCAGAACTCGCGAGGATCTTCCCACAGTCTCGGTAACCGGGTATCTTGACCCCCTATGCCCTGCCCGTAATGCTCTAGGTCGAAATATTCGGGATCCTGTACCTGGATATGTGCTGTGTCTGTTGGAAGTTGATGCTGATTGTACCACGCAGTGTCCCGAAGAAATGTATCATTGCCTTCGGGATATAAACCATGGCCGAGCTGCTGCCGCCCTATACCTTCAGTCAGGTCTGGACCATGGGGCTGTGATCCATCCATTTCTTCGTTGTTGGTGGAACTCTGCAGAGCTTCTTGCTCGATTCTGCGGATGTAATCTTCCATACTTTCACGAGGCGGATCCTGCGTATGAGCATACAAAAGCTGAGCTGGAGGACATGAAATAGACCTTGAAATTTGATCAACTGCAGGGCGCAaagaggttggttggtgaGAAGGCATTACAGCCCGAACTCTTTCAGGCGGAACGAGTTTCGTATAGCGA includes the following:
- a CDS encoding citrate lyase beta subunit, coding for MATSSVLRRALLYVPASSQKFMTKSLSLASDNITYDLEDSVTPANKQTARTQLRDHLSSLSDKPASIGELAVRINAVSTPYALDDLTTLASAPNLDAIVIPKVNSASDLSFVTDVIRHAAPQRHSSNPTASPLKLLALIESARAVMDLRSICAASPYLSGLIFAAEDFALDLSITRTPGLAEFLYARSAIVTAARAFDLPSSIDLVCTSYKGPEGVKQLEEECQNGKEMGFNGKQCIHPSQVEVTQRMFAPAEAEVEWYVRILVADAQASAAGRGAWTLDGKMIDAPVVGKARAVVAKAAKCGMDIENIKAKWKDQKPE
- a CDS encoding golgi apparatus membrane protein tvp-23; the encoded protein is MMEATPTPGSLSWRLSSHPITLLTFLAFRSSSLLVYLFGLLFTDNLVMIFIITILLLAGDFYYLKNIAGRRLVGLRWWNEVDPNSGDSHWVFESSEPGTKIINATDSRFFWLAIYAQPLLWVVLAIVALFSLKFIWLPLVAIALVLTITNSLAFSRCDKFSQASNIAGTAFSSGNIAGNIASNMVGRFFSR
- a CDS encoding golgi apparatus membrane protein tvp-23, variant, whose translation is MIFIITILLLAGDFYYLKNIAGRRLVGLRWWNEVDPNSGDSHWVFESSEPGTKIINATDSRFFWLAIYAQPLLWVVLAIVALFSLKFIWLPLVAIALVLTITNSLAFSRCDKFSQASNIAGTAFSSGNIAGNIASNMVGRFFSR